DNA from Verrucomicrobiota bacterium:
CGCTTGTTGCGCAACAGCGCGCTCCATTTGTTGGCGAAGTAATCCGCGTAATCCGTGCTGTCGAGCAGGGTATCGATCCACTTCTCCCGTTTGGCCGGGTCAGCATCCGCCAGGAATATTTTGGTTTCCTTCACCGTGGGCAATCGGCCTGCGATATCAATGCACGTCCGGCGAAAGAAGGTTGAATCATCGCAAATCTCCGAAGGCGGCATGCCCACCGTTTTCAGTTTCTTGAAGACCAGTTCGTCGATGAAGTTTTTCGCGACGGGCAGATTCTCGACCGGAGCGCCGAGTGGAACAGTGGCGCGGAAGACGGCGACCTTCGCCTGATAGCGGATCATGACCGCCACGTCGCCGGGTTGCTCAAAGACTTTGACCCGGCCGGTGCCATCGGTCTTGGCCAGGTCTTTGTCGTTCGGTTCAAACAGCGCGCTGCGCGTCACGTCCTCCGTCGCGCCATCGGTGTAATGAGCCACGACGACCAGTTGCTGCTCGCCTGCCAACGGCATCGTGCGCTCCTTTGGAAACACTTCGATCCTGGCCACTGTTGGATCAGTGGGTTTGCCATAGGGCATTCCCTGCGCGATCCAGCGCAGCAGCAGTTTGTAATCATCGGAATCGACGTCCAGCCGTTTGCCGCCGCCGTGTGGCAATGTGGCCGTGGCTTTCATCAACAACAGACTGCGATCAGGCGCCGCTGGAAATACTCGGCGACCACGGGCCTCCTTGGTCAAATGTTCGTAATCCTCCGACGGTTCGAAACCGAGCAGCGAAAGTTTGAAGCCGTTCTGACCGCTCGATTTGCCGTGACAACCGCCGGAATTGCAACCGGCCTTGGTGAAAATCGGTACGATCTGGTTCGGGAAATTGATCCGGGGAACATCTTTGAACTGCTCTACGTTGACAGACAGTGTGGCCGTCAAACCGTCCGGACTTTTTGCCGTGATCGTGGTGGTGCCATCGGCAAGCGGCGTCACGCGGCCACTCTTGCTCACTTGAATCACGCCCGCCGGCGAAGTCTCGTAGCTGACGTCGCGGGTGTAATCGCGTAGCCCGCCCGAACTGAATTTTGCCGTAACGAGCAATTGTTGCCGCGCGTCGGCGCCTCGCAAACGAAGCACCTGATTTGTTTCCGCCCCGGCGACCGGTTGTGCGACCAGTTCCAAAGCGGTTACTTCGCCGGGTGACTTCGAGTCGGTCGTCTCCTTGGCCAGCGCAATGGAGCTGGAGGTGCAAACTCCGATCAACACGAGGATCGATGCGGCTCTCCCGATTGCGTTTGTTCGATTCAGCATGATTGCTCTTGAGAAAATGGTTTAGATTAATTCCTTCATCGGCTGATGCCCGTCCACAAGGTACTGCGGGCGACCGGCCAGATCAGGCAGGGTGACCTTGTTCACGTCGATGTCCATGTTGTGGTAGAGCGTCGCAAAGACTTCCTGGAAATGTACCGGGCGATCATGGGCTTCGCCGCCCAGACGGTCGGTCGAACCAATGACTTGTCCGGTCTTCATCCCGCCACAGGCCAGCAACGCGCACGAGACATTGGGCCAGTGGTCGCGTCCGGCATCTTTGTTGATCGTCGGCGTCCGACCGAACTCGCCCCAGACGATCACGGAGACATCCTTGTCCAATCCGCGCTGGTGCAGGTCTTCCACCAGAGCAGTGACGCCCTCGTCGAGCATTGGCAGGCAGGTGCGGGCATTTTGGAAATTGCTGCCGTGATAATCCCAGAATCCGAACGCGCAAGTCACCACGCGCGCGCCGGCCTCCACCAGCCGCCGCGCCATCAAAAACTGCTGATTGTAAAGCGGCGCGGCGTCACCATGCGGTTTCGGATCGCCCTTGCCGTAGCGTTCGATGGTGCGTTTGTCTTCGCCTTTCAAATCCAGCGCCTCGACCATTTTGCTCGAAGTCAACATGCCGAACGCCTGTTGGTTGAACGCGTCGAGGCCAGCCATCAACCCGCTTGAATCGACATCTCGGCGAAAGTTATCGAAACTGTTCAGCAACGTCTTTCGGTCTTCCAACCGGTCCAGCGTGATGCCATTGAGCGTCATGTCGGTTTTCCCGTCGCCTTCCGGGTGAAAAGAATGATGGGCAACGCCGAGGAAGCCGGAAGAAGCCGCGTTGTAGGGGTGATGTTGCATCTTCGGCTCCAAACCAATGTACGCCGGCACCGCCGGGTCATTCGCGCCCTGTAGTTTCGAGACCACCGAACCAAACGACGGCCAGCCGCCGGGCGGTTGGTTGCGGGAAATGTGCCCGGTCATGCAATGAAAATCCGTGTGCTCATCGATCATGCCGACGATGGAGCGGATGGGCACGAGCTTGTCCATCATCGCCGCCATGCGCGGCAGGTGCTCGCAAATCTGGATGCCGGGAACGTTCGTCTTGATCGGTTTGAATTCGCCGCGAATTTCCGATGGCGCATCCAGCTTGAGATCGAACATGTCCTGATGCGGTGGACCGCCCGGCAGATAAATCATGATGACTGCCTTGTGCGATTTGCGGACGCCCGACTGCGCCTCCGCCTGGAGCAACTGCGGCAGCGCCAGCCCGCCCAATCCCAACGCGCCGACCTTCAGGAAATTCCGCCGGGAAATCCCGTCGCAGAAGCGGTGCTGTTGGCCGTAGATCGTCAGCATGAGGAAAATTTCAAATGACGAATGCCGAATGTAGAATAAATTTGGTTCGTCATTTCGGCGTTCATTTCAAATTGCAAATTCGACATTCGGAATTTGCTAAATCAGTTCTGGCATCGGCTGGCAGCCGCTCTCGACCAGATATTGCGGACGGCCTGAGAGATCCGGGATGGTAACTTTGCTGACATCGATGCCGAGGTTGTGATACAGCGTGGCGAAGACATCGCCGAATTGCACGGGCCGCTCCGTGGCTTCGCCGCCCAATCGGTCCGTCGCGCCGATGACCTGTCCCGTCTTCATGCCGCCTCCCGCCAGCACTGCGCACGAAACTCTGGGCCAGTGATCGCGCCCGGCGTCTTTATTGATCGTCGGCGTGCGACCGAACTCGCCCCAGACAACCACCGAAACATCCTTGTCCAATCCACGCTGGTGCAAATCTTCGACCAGCGCGCTGAGTCCTTGATCGAACAGCGGCAGGTCCTGTCGCAACGCGCCAAAGTTGTCGCCGTGATGGTCCCAGCGGCTGAACGCCAGTGTCACGCAGCGCGCTCCCGCTTCGACGAGCCGGCGTGCGATGAGAAAATGCTCCATCAATTTTGGTCCGCCATCGTCGCGGTTCTTCGGATCGCCTTTGCCGTAAAGTTGCACGACCTTCTTGTCTTCCTTTTGCAGATCGAGCGCTTCGAGAAGTTTGCTGGAGGTCAACAGCCCGAACGCCTGTTCGTTGAAAGCATCGAGTCCTTCCATCAAGCCGCTGGCATCGACATCGCGGCGAAAACCATCAAAGCGGGCCAGCAAGTTCTTGCGGTCCGCGAGGCGGTCGAGCGTGACTCCGTTGAGGACCATGTCGGCTTTGCCCGCGCCTTCGGGCTTGAAGGGCGCATGAGCGATGCCGAGAAAACCGGGTTTGCCGGGATCGGCCCATTCCATGTGACCCATCTTCGGCGCGAGACCAATGAACGCCGGCACCGCCTTGTCAACCGGCCCTTGAAGTTTGGATACGACCGACCCGAGCGACGGCCAGCCGCCCGGAGGTTGGGGCGAGGTGAGGTGGCCCGTCATGCATTGGAACGCATCATGATTGTCCCGCGCGCCGACAATCGACCGTATGACCGTCAGCTTGTCCATGATGCCGGCGATGCGCGGCATGTGCTCGCAAATCTGGATGCCAGGGACTTTGGTCTTGATCGGCTTGAACTCGCCGCGAATTTCCGACGGCGCGTCCTGCTTGAGATCGAACATGTCCTGGTGCGACGGCCCGCCCGGCAGGAAGATCATAATGACGGCCTTGTGCGATTTGCGGATGCCGGATTGCGCCTCGGCGCGCAGCAATTGCGGCAACGTCAAACCGCCCAGCCCCAGCGCGCCGATCTTCAGAAAATTCCTGCGCGAAATGCCGTCGCAAAACCGCGATTTATTACCGTAGATCGTCAACATAACGCTGCTTCAAATCTCCCCGCCAAGGGTTCAAATCTCATAGACGGGTGCACTGTAAAGAGTGTTCCTTTCCGGGCGTTTCTTGTCAAGCGTGGAGACAAAGGAGGATTGAGCCTGTCAAACTGTTGTTTACAGATTAGAGAGGCAGTTATAGGGTGCGAAGTGTGAAGAGAATCAGGCCGCGCCGTGCGGTCGAATAATAAACGTTGGGGCGCATATGAAGTCCATCGCATTACTTTCGAGCCTGTTCATGTTGGTCGGTTTGGCATGGGGGCAAGTCTATTTCTCGAACAACGTTACCAGAGCGGAAGCCGTCCGAGTCGCATCGCATCTCAAGATTGGTATGTGGGAGGAAGATGCCGCGAAGTTACTTGCGACGAACGGACTGAAGCACGCAATCGGTGTTGGCGCGAAAACGGGATGGAATCGCGATTACGGTCTGTCGGACGGCTGCAGTCTTGTGCTGGACTACAGAGCACGCGACCTTAGACCGAATGGCTGGGGTGGGAACGGCGCTCTCCAGAAAGCATTCATACGAAGCAATGGGGTGACGATTGTTTCCATCACCCTTACGAATGCGCCCTAACGAGAGCGTTGAAGCGCCGCACCGCTCGCCACGTAGGACGCGACTATTACAGTTGCTGGGCGTTTACGGCGGCGGTCTTGTTGTTAGATAACTATGCACCAGCTTCCATTTGGAGCCTCCATCTCAGATACTGTGCTTGCAGAACTCAAAAGAGCTGCGGTGCATGGTCGTGACCAAACACCGGAAATGCTTCCAGAGATACGATTGGTTGAGGTCTGTGGGGATGCGATGGCTGGTTTGAGGCCGACATCGGAGGGACGGTTAAGCTTTCGTACCGAGCCAGTGAATCGCCTGGCTGCATATTCCGCACGTCCTGCGGCCACGAAATGGGAGTGGGCTATTCTTCTGTTCGAGCGCAAATATGCGCACAGCGTATTTGTCATCGGAGAATTCGAGTTCGAGATCGGCGAGGAAGCACAAACCGCTCTCAAGGGCAAGGTGCTCGACTTGGTTGACAACAAGATCATCGCGATTCTATCCACATGACATCATCTAAAAAGAGCGCCCCAGCGCCGCCCCGCTGGGCAGTCGGAGGGTTAGCTGTGGTTCGTGGGCGACGCTTGCAGCCGGAGCGGGTTCCCAGCGGCAGTCGCTTCGTTTGAGAATCCCAACGGGATTCCAGCACTCAGCCCAAGGTTGCGAGGAACGAGCTACCTTGGGTCCACATCCAAAGAATAATCCAACCCCAACGGGGGTTGCATCACTCGCGTCCGGTGACGGATGAAACCCCGTTGGGGTTTTCCTTTTCTGCGGTCAACCCAGGGTAGCTCGTTCCTCGCAACCCTGGGCTGAAGGACGAAATCCCTTTGGGATTTTCTCCGCGCCTTAACGTCTTGGCGCGGATTCCCCAAACCTTTCGCACATCTTAGGGCACCCTTCGCACGGCAACCGGCGCGGGCCAGGGCTTATGCCAGAGTTTCTGCGTTGACCCGGCTGGGACTTGCGGCCAAATTGGGAGCCAGTGATTCGAAAACAGAAAACCAAGCCTTGTC
Protein-coding regions in this window:
- a CDS encoding DUF1553 domain-containing protein; its protein translation is MLNRTNAIGRAASILVLIGVCTSSSIALAKETTDSKSPGEVTALELVAQPVAGAETNQVLRLRGADARQQLLVTAKFSSGGLRDYTRDVSYETSPAGVIQVSKSGRVTPLADGTTTITAKSPDGLTATLSVNVEQFKDVPRINFPNQIVPIFTKAGCNSGGCHGKSSGQNGFKLSLLGFEPSEDYEHLTKEARGRRVFPAAPDRSLLLMKATATLPHGGGKRLDVDSDDYKLLLRWIAQGMPYGKPTDPTVARIEVFPKERTMPLAGEQQLVVVAHYTDGATEDVTRSALFEPNDKDLAKTDGTGRVKVFEQPGDVAVMIRYQAKVAVFRATVPLGAPVENLPVAKNFIDELVFKKLKTVGMPPSEICDDSTFFRRTCIDIAGRLPTVKETKIFLADADPAKREKWIDTLLDSTDYADYFANKWSALLRNKRGAPTHTRGTYAFYDWIRDSLLANKPYDQFAREIVAASGDISQNPPVAWYRQVKDPNAQLEDTAQLFLGMRLQCAQCHHHPFEKWSQQDYYSFAAFFSQVDRKAGAQPGEEIIYAKRTMPTATNKKTKQPVPPAGLGSAPVKLSPDDDARQALADWMSSKENPFFAKALVNRYWKHFFSRGLVDPEDDMRETNPATNPELLDALARNFIESRFDLKNLVRTICRSQVYQLSSLPNKFNAVDKQYFSRYYPKRLTAEVLLDAVDEVTKSDSKFAGLPAGTRAVQLPDNSFNSSSYFLAVFGRPESSSSCECERSQDASLAQSLHLLNSKDVQDKLTNPNGCAALLVGDAQQDDEKKIRELYYTVYSRAPEAKEIQLALNYLGKQPKDKDAKADPKLGKQQGYEDIIWALINTKEFLFNH
- a CDS encoding DUF1501 domain-containing protein is translated as MLTIYGQQHRFCDGISRRNFLKVGALGLGGLALPQLLQAEAQSGVRKSHKAVIMIYLPGGPPHQDMFDLKLDAPSEIRGEFKPIKTNVPGIQICEHLPRMAAMMDKLVPIRSIVGMIDEHTDFHCMTGHISRNQPPGGWPSFGSVVSKLQGANDPAVPAYIGLEPKMQHHPYNAASSGFLGVAHHSFHPEGDGKTDMTLNGITLDRLEDRKTLLNSFDNFRRDVDSSGLMAGLDAFNQQAFGMLTSSKMVEALDLKGEDKRTIERYGKGDPKPHGDAAPLYNQQFLMARRLVEAGARVVTCAFGFWDYHGSNFQNARTCLPMLDEGVTALVEDLHQRGLDKDVSVIVWGEFGRTPTINKDAGRDHWPNVSCALLACGGMKTGQVIGSTDRLGGEAHDRPVHFQEVFATLYHNMDIDVNKVTLPDLAGRPQYLVDGHQPMKELI
- a CDS encoding DUF1501 domain-containing protein — protein: MLTIYGNKSRFCDGISRRNFLKIGALGLGGLTLPQLLRAEAQSGIRKSHKAVIMIFLPGGPSHQDMFDLKQDAPSEIRGEFKPIKTKVPGIQICEHMPRIAGIMDKLTVIRSIVGARDNHDAFQCMTGHLTSPQPPGGWPSLGSVVSKLQGPVDKAVPAFIGLAPKMGHMEWADPGKPGFLGIAHAPFKPEGAGKADMVLNGVTLDRLADRKNLLARFDGFRRDVDASGLMEGLDAFNEQAFGLLTSSKLLEALDLQKEDKKVVQLYGKGDPKNRDDGGPKLMEHFLIARRLVEAGARCVTLAFSRWDHHGDNFGALRQDLPLFDQGLSALVEDLHQRGLDKDVSVVVWGEFGRTPTINKDAGRDHWPRVSCAVLAGGGMKTGQVIGATDRLGGEATERPVQFGDVFATLYHNLGIDVSKVTIPDLSGRPQYLVESGCQPMPELI